The genomic segment TACCCCaaattcaggaatggacaaggaTGCATCTTGGAAAAGATCAAACTCACTAAAACCATCAACCTCCAGCTTCTCTAAGTCATCCAATGCAAGATTTTTAGTGGTTGGTTCGGGACCAATTAGATCATTCATTTCAAGAAAACCTTCAAGAAAATTCTCATCAGCTTCCGGATGATCTAGAGGATTAATATTTGAAATAGAAGTGACATCAGGTGCCTCATAGATTTGAAATTGAGTTGTGCCTGACTGTGTAAGGTCAAATCTATTCTGTACAAAAGTTTGACGGTCGCATGGTTGAAGCACTGGTAAAGACACGTCCCTCAAATGACTGGTGATTAAAGGACTATGAGCTACCTCCTGGCCAGCAATAAGGTCGACGCCATGGCCACAATCAACAGCAAGACGCTTAAGAGGGGGTAGTGGCTCCTCTTCTATTTGGTTCATGATCTCCTCAACATCATCTAGTAAGGATTGATGTTGGCAATTAACTGGACTAAGATGTTCAATAGGTGCGATTTCATTAGATTTCTTAACCAGGTTCTCCAGTTCAACAATGGATTGAACTTCAAGATTGTCCTCCTCCCAGTCTTCCTCCCGAAAAATTGCACCGTATTGCTCACCGTTTTTGGGCCCAGGCCCACTTTTCTTGTACACCTTGCATAGAGCATAGTAATCCAAAGGATTTGAAGATTTTTTAAGCTCTTCTTCATCCAAAGTATATTCATGCATCACCCAATCTGTTCGCTTTCCGCAAGGTGCACGACCTCTGTAGAAAACAAGAGTCTTCTTATTACCAACAGAACAAGATCCACAAGTGATTGCACGGTCCTTTCCAGTTGCTTTCCAATATCCATGCATCGTTGCTCTGCTGGATCTTGCTGCATTTGGGTATTTCCTGTCTCTAGGACTGAAGAAGAACCATTGCCTGTCACCAGTTTTCAATTTTGATAATCCTGCATTTAATAATGTGAAAGGAGTGTAAATAGAAGGATCAAGACATGATTATGAAAGTTTCGACAATACCAAATAAATGGCACAGATCTCAAACaagaataaaaaatatcaaCCTCAAAAAAATGTCATGCCTGGATACACAATAATATCCCACAAgtcattcataatttaacaatttcaaTCCTGTGTCAACAAGAGTTGGCAAACACAAATGACAAACCGGATAACAAACCAGACCAATACTTAAACACTGATCCAGACAGGGACGGAGCCAGAAAATAAGGTTGGGGTggcaacaaaattttaaaaaaaaaaattcagtgaGGGCAAGAGCAAATATTAGGAGGAAGTGAAAaaaacattattatttttatatcccTAGTAATGACATTAAAACATTGAGGGGGCGGTCTCATCCACCTGCCCCTTGGCTCCGCCACTGGATACATATATTTGTTGCCTACATGACTCGACCGCTTGTGCACATAACCAGGTAAAAAATAAGGCTGGTACAAATCACCAAAACACATAGGATTCAGACTATAAATCAAGGGTTAATTTCTTCCAAAAAAAGGTTTTGCAGCAATACCCTATCTCAAAGATGCATATTCACCACGTAAACACAAGTTATATTACCAACGCAGCTCTCATTTCAGTTTCATTTTTCCTAATAAGAGATTGAACAAATTGCTTAGCATCAAATACAAATAATCTGCCCCATCCGATTACACTGGTAAAAAATACAATTGACAGATCAAATAAACCTGAATCTCGATCAGAAAACCGGAATAAAAAATCAGACAAATGAACCATACATCGCGTTGACTTACTAACTATAATCAAAGCTATGCGAACAATGTACAGGTCTATAACATCAGAAACAATCTGGAAAACGCAatcaaattataaaattaaaaaaacatcaataaaaaaaaacaggACAACAGACGATAAACCCACCGCACACCACCccggaaaaaagaaaaaaacaattatCAAAAGGTCAGCGCTAACACCACAAATCcagataaagaaaaaaaaacataataaagATCATCTAAACAGTAAaaaataattctgatagcagcCAGGGGGAGATCCAAGAACATAATTCTTTTATAACTAAatccaaaatttaaaattttttggaTTGGTAGCTAGTAAAAACGATGGAAATACTGAAATTACCTGGCAACTCCTCCGGATCCCACTTGTAAACATCAGTTTCTGCTATAACATCAAGACCGTATCGTTTCTTGCATATTTTCCTCTTCAGATAGAAAAGCACGAGTTCCTCATCGGTGGGGTGGAACCTGAATCCCGGAGGAAACCTTTCTCCGTTCCCAAAACAATCAGAAGATTCAGAACCCGGATTCAAATTCATCGATCGACCAACAAAAAAACCTCAAAAATGCCAAAAATTACAAGTGGGTTTTCTAGTAAATGAATGAATCGCGAAACCCTAGAAGACAAGGGGATGAATGAAGGAAAGCGATTTGGTCAAAGAAGAATACACTAGCAATGAATTGTGCGGACTCGAAATCTTGAGAAAATTTGGTTTTAATACAGTACAAGATTTAAATCCTAGAATTTTTCGGTTTAATTAGGTATTATATGAGATGGTATTACGAAACTTTATCTGTGAGAAGGGTCTAATCTatcgatattaacaataaaaactaatactcttagaataaaaaataatattttttcattgatgatctaaataagaaattcctctcacaaaatacgattcgtgagaccatcgcACAAAAGTTTTTGACTTTCAGTTTTTTTCTAATTTGttgttttgatttttatttttatcaagATTTTAAGattaattgtaaaaaaaaaagattaaataatttaaaagtatACCACATTGTATGATTGATAAATGTTTGATAGGATAAGATATGTAATTTGGGTTATATTTAAtccaaggcaaaaacttgtatgagacggtctcacgaatagtatttgtgagacggatctcttatttgggtcacccatgaaaaagtactattttttatgctaagagtattactttttattgtgaatatgggtagggttgacccgtctcacagattatgatccgtgagacggtctcatacgAGACTCACTCTTAATCCAATGTGTGGTGCAAATTTAAGAAGAGGGATAAAATCAtgtaaaatttattaattaccAAAATACCCttacatgttttattttaatttatttgctCTAAATGTTCACTTCTCCCTAAACTACCGTCTGTATCCCAAAAAATCTGAGGGGAGGAAAAAACCTTGTCCACATTGTTCTTCATTGAAGCGCGTAAGTCCAGGTCAGATCTTTCAAAGCTATGAACCGAAGATCCACCGGTAAGCATGAACATGGTCTTCTCGTTTTTTTTTACAGGTGAGGTAAGAAATTAGATCTACAAACGTGGTACGAAGCAAGAGAGAAATCAAGATCTACTTGGGAGAAAAAGTTATTGTGAGTAATTTCTGAATTTTTTATTCGAGAAATCTTTTAATTCCGATTTTCATAGAAACAAAATCGAACAAGTTTGTCGATTTGAACCTGTAGTATTTTTTTTAGGTTTAtgttgatatattttcttacgATTAGAATCCTGTTATTACGAAAATAGATTTAATTTCTTGTGTCATTCAGGAAATTTAACAGATCGGCCTTACAAATGAGGAGTTTTTTTTCAACACTTTCGATTTCTACGGTACAAGGCAGCCATCGGTTCCTTAGAAGAAGAAGGAGAATGGCGTGTCCGTACGCCACTTGCAACTTTTATTTTTGGAAACAAGGGTATTTTGGTCAATATAATTTCTCAGAGCAGCAGGATAAATACTATCAACAAGGAATGCATGGATTTGTTGTCCAAGGAGAACAGTGAAGTTTGTATGCCTAATAGTCAATATTACATTTACAAATTATACCAAACAAGTGATAACTAAACAATCACACCGTAATCAAGCTAACCAAACTGGGCCTAAATTGATACGATTAATCAATTACTTCAaccaattataaaataaaacttCGAATCACAATTCATTTATCTTTGAATTCTTTATGATatcattattaaaaaaatatttaaatttagttgATAATAGTTTTTAAATGGTTCATAGATTAAAGTAgtagaaaattaaattaaaatatctaaAAAGGGGCAAAGGTAGTAAATGGCAATTTTTTGTTAACGGAATTTTGTTTTTTCCATCCATTTTTCTTGGAAGTAAGCATGCAACTGTTTTTCATAGAAATATAAATCTTGGACACAAACAATTTAGTATTTCACATTTCCCCACAACTAAAACCTAAGCAAACTCTAATTACATGCAAAACATGGATGTAAACTAATCTCCAACACGTTCTCCGCAAGCGAACATGAAAATGAATTTCTAACTAGATCAAAGACAACTGAATACAAGTCCATGCTTTAACCATTGACACAGGCACCGGTCGACCAAGACACACGAGACTTTAAGTTTTTTATCCTGCAGAAACGGTAGGGAAGATGACAGGAACAGACGATATTATCTCAACAATGGGTTACATCAAGCTGTCCGGAAGTGTCATTACGACGGTGGTCGTGTCGGCAGAAAAGTCAAAGGAAGATGCTGAAGAATAATTGGTTGAAAATAAAAACGTGGTCGGCTGAATTGAAGGGACATGTTGAATAAGAATACGCGTTTTTAACGCGTATTCACATTGACAggaggctctataaatagagctccccccttcattctgaaatcatcccttcttcgagttttctctcatcttataagcatttgagtgcttagttctataatatttgtgaggtgttttgttctcctgtattaagagagtgtgtgttctctttggaaacacagtgagtgagttgtacaccacaaaatattatagtgtaaatcctttcatcttgcccgtggtttttaccctaataatttttaggggttttccacgtaaatctcggtgtccagtttattctttattttcgggtttttactatctcaaattccgcatgtaggaccaacaagtggtatcagagcattggtttaaaatttcttaaaattctgagtatgctctgtggttgcagcctagattgatcttccacatcagaaaagatttttttgagattttttatttaaggcgggattattttgtccggtctactaaaattgttgtagacataacgacgggaaggtacgagatagcaaagttcaatggaagcaattttatgttgtggaaaataaagatacaagcagttttaagaaaggagaattgcttggcggctattggagatagaccggtggagattgcgaatgatggaaagtggaatgagatgaatgataatgtcgttgccaatttacacttggcaatagcagacgaagttttgtcaagtatctctgagataaaaacagccaaagttatctgggatactctgacaaagatgtacgaggtcaagtccctacacaacatgattttcctaaagagaaggctttatactcttcggatggcggaatcctcatcgatgaccgaccatatcaacacattaaatactctatttgcccaactcacttccatggggcataaaataggggaaaatgaacgtgcggatcttctacttcaaagtctaccagattcatacgatcaacttatcatcaacattacaaacaatattcttatgggctttctaagattcgacgatgtcttaactgcggttctcggagaagaaagccggcgcaagaataaggaagacaggttggtaacttcgaagcaggcagaggctttgccgatgataagaggaagattcatggaccgtgactccagtgggagccaaagacgaggtagatcaaagtcaagaagtaagaagaaaaatatttactgctttaaatgtggcggtaaagggcacttcaagaaagagtgtacgagtattgATAAAaattctcaaggaaatgtggccagtacttcaggcagtggtgaaatattattcagcgaagcagcaactgttgcagaaggcagacacaaattttgtgacacatggataatggattcaggagcgacgtggcatATGACGTatcggagagaatggtttgatcattatgaaccagtctcaggaggatctgtattcatgggaaatgatcatgccttggaaatcgctggggtcggtactatcaaaattaaaatgtttgatggcaccattcgcaccatacaggaggtacgacatgtgaaaggactgacgaaaactcttttgtccttggggcaattggatgacatcgggtgcaaaactcggatcgagaacgggatcatgaaaattgtgaagggcGCGTTTGTGGTTATGTAAAACGGAAaaggttgctgcaaatctgtatgtacttttgggagaaacacacaaagaggcagaactagctgttgcatcaaatagttcaggagaagaattaacggtgttatggcatagaaagctcggacatatgtcagaacgagggttgaaaattctctcagaacggaagctgctgtcgggacttacaaaagtgtcactacccttttgtgagcattgtgttaccagtaaacaacacatattaaagtttgacacttctactgccaggagcaaaagcatattggagctgattcattcggatgtttggcaagcaccggttgtatccctaggaggagcgagatactttgtctcgttcattgatgatttctctaggagatgttgggtgtatccaatcaagaagaaatcagatgttttccagatcttcaaagatttcaaagcgcgggttgaactttgttcagaaaagaaaatcaagtgccTGAGGACtagcaatggaggagaatatacaAGTGACGAATTTGATGCattttgtcaacatgagggcatcaagagacagttcacggcggcttacacacctcaacagaacggagtggcggagcggatgaacaggttcttgttggacagaacaagagctatgttgaggactgcgggtctagaaaagtcattttgggcggaagcagttaaaaccgcttgttatattatcaatcgctctccttcagtggcgattgatctaaagactccgatggagatgtggaccgggaagccgacagattattctcatttgcatacattcgGAAGTCctgtgtacgttctgtacaatgagcaagaaagatcaaagttggattcgaaatccagaaaatgtatcttcttgggttatgctgatggagtaaaggggtttcgcttgtgggatcctactgttcacaagcttgtcatcagtaGAGatattatcttcgaggaagataaagtaaagggagacaaaggcacacttaattcagaaactactatttttcagGTGGAAAATAAGACG from the Primulina eburnea isolate SZY01 chromosome 3, ASM2296580v1, whole genome shotgun sequence genome contains:
- the LOC140827556 gene encoding NAC domain-containing protein 17-like, with the translated sequence MNLNPGSESSDCFGNGERFPPGFRFHPTDEELVLFYLKRKICKKRYGLDVIAETDVYKWDPEELPGLSKLKTGDRQWFFFSPRDRKYPNAARSSRATMHGYWKATGKDRAITCGSCSVGNKKTLVFYRGRAPCGKRTDWVMHEYTLDEEELKKSSNPLDYYALCKVYKKSGPGPKNGEQYGAIFREEDWEEDNLEVQSIVELENLVKKSNEIAPIEHLSPVNCQHQSLLDDVEEIMNQIEEEPLPPLKRLAVDCGHGVDLIAGQEVAHSPLITSHLRDVSLPVLQPCDRQTFVQNRFDLTQSGTTQFQIYEAPDVTSISNINPLDHPEADENFLEGFLEMNDLIGPEPTTKNLALDDLEKLEVDGFSEFDLFQDASLSIPEFGVDESPQISQQYLNDFENEVMNPISSLYFVNNENGTVNHLLQSQSNNEYMINSQLWTHEHGFSVINAAEENQGLVPSSTAGLVHQNQSNDFETHFTGLNENGSNKQDDGTDSWFSSALWSFVESIPTTPASASSVDSALVNRAFERMSSFSRVRLNARNSNVAAGYASATSRKSRYGFLCFSLLGILCAIFGLLIGTSMRVIS